A genomic stretch from Campylobacter sp. MG1 includes:
- a CDS encoding ShlB/FhaC/HecB family hemolysin secretion/activation protein — MFRFFYLCIIFVSILFANDNQQREIKNEIERIKIYEQNIKTSNLENSQKNDIKTLLYDEDLCFKIDKILLSGDKNLKTKFILDSFLKKVKFKSGICLGEKGINAIINGFNNELISYGYITSYAVLGNTNLKSKKLIIKINYGKINKILINEEVNDRNNASLFTAFGEINHQKPLNMRNIETAIENISNATFGNVDISISPSENEGFSDIFISRTQRALPLSLQLSLDNYGSKETGSYQGVISLSAVNLFGFNEIYTFNYGGAIFYKKNTYLNDEKKHGNSNNFYGNFKIPFGNFSIDYTHSRYNYNQVIAGAYNLYQYSGVSRFNKLNLSYLLYRNQNIKFTPFFAIFKRESKNYIDEFELDNQKRITAGYELGAKLDIYFTNSFLSTNIAYKKGTGMLGAIPAPEQLLGEGTSRMRLWLLDITYNKNFLNNFNYEINFHAQYNKTPLTNQDKISIGGVYSVRGFDGEMSLIGQKGFYIKNTLSYNYHKNNYFYLAFDGGIVYDSNSNYNGKNKLLGAGLGFKGNISSNYYGGLSYDFLIAKPLKKPNFFLSKSPVFNFSLTYYF; from the coding sequence ATGTTTAGGTTTTTTTATTTATGCATTATATTTGTATCAATTTTATTTGCTAATGATAATCAACAAAGAGAGATTAAAAATGAAATTGAAAGAATTAAAATTTATGAACAAAATATCAAAACTTCAAATTTAGAAAATAGTCAAAAAAATGATATTAAAACATTATTATATGATGAAGATTTATGTTTTAAGATAGATAAAATATTGTTAAGTGGCGATAAGAATTTAAAAACAAAATTTATTTTAGATTCTTTTTTAAAAAAGGTTAAATTTAAAAGTGGAATATGCCTTGGTGAAAAGGGAATTAATGCAATAATTAATGGTTTTAATAACGAATTGATATCATACGGCTATATAACAAGCTATGCAGTATTAGGAAATACAAATTTAAAATCAAAAAAGTTAATAATAAAAATAAATTATGGAAAAATTAATAAAATTTTAATAAATGAAGAAGTTAATGATAGAAATAATGCTTCGCTTTTTACGGCTTTTGGAGAAATTAATCATCAAAAACCACTGAATATGAGAAATATTGAAACTGCCATTGAAAATATATCAAATGCTACATTTGGTAATGTGGATATTAGTATATCTCCAAGTGAGAATGAAGGTTTTAGTGATATATTTATATCTCGCACTCAGCGTGCTTTACCATTATCATTACAATTATCTTTGGATAATTATGGTAGTAAGGAAACTGGTTCTTATCAAGGTGTTATTAGTTTAAGTGCTGTTAATTTGTTTGGATTTAATGAAATTTATACTTTTAATTATGGTGGAGCTATATTTTATAAGAAAAATACATATTTAAATGATGAAAAAAAGCATGGTAATTCTAATAATTTTTATGGAAATTTTAAAATCCCATTTGGTAATTTTAGTATTGATTACACCCATTCTCGTTATAATTATAATCAAGTTATTGCTGGTGCTTATAATTTATATCAATATAGCGGTGTTAGTAGATTTAATAAATTAAATTTATCATATTTGTTATATCGTAATCAAAATATAAAATTTACCCCATTTTTTGCAATTTTTAAAAGAGAGAGTAAAAATTATATTGATGAATTTGAGTTAGATAATCAGAAAAGAATAACAGCAGGATATGAGCTAGGTGCTAAATTAGATATATATTTTACAAATTCATTTTTAAGTACAAATATAGCGTATAAAAAAGGCACCGGTATGTTAGGAGCTATACCAGCACCAGAGCAATTATTAGGAGAAGGAACTAGTCGTATGAGATTATGGCTATTAGATATAACTTATAATAAAAATTTTCTTAATAATTTTAATTATGAGATAAATTTTCACGCACAGTATAATAAAACCCCGCTTACCAATCAAGATAAAATTAGTATAGGTGGTGTGTATTCAGTAAGAGGATTTGATGGAGAAATGAGCCTTATTGGACAAAAAGGATTTTATATTAAAAATACATTATCTTATAATTATCACAAAAATAATTATTTTTATTTAGCGTTTGACGGTGGTATTGTTTATGATTCAAATTCTAATTATAATGGTAAAAATAAACTTTTAGGTGCTGGTTTAGGATTCAAAGGAAACATTAGCAGTAATTATTACGGTGGATTAAGCTATGATTTTTTAATAGCTAAACCACTTAAAAAGCCAAATTTTTTCCT
- a CDS encoding GNAT family N-acetyltransferase: MIRKPNLDEFIVCDILDLAQDTFTQKLFCEDDELKKMQVFYKFYGNDKCRFALDNIFVYEIDKNIVAACCAYGSSEYSDLAIEEYLLYKGIDFKIIKEFDDGEFYIDSIAILPDFRGKGILKKMLEYANIKAKNNGYKIISLITKTPEFYKNYGFKTIKETNFNDEIYLKMIKNID, translated from the coding sequence ATGATAAGAAAGCCAAATTTAGATGAGTTCATAGTTTGTGATATATTAGACTTAGCACAAGATACTTTCACACAAAAATTATTTTGTGAAGATGATGAATTAAAAAAAATGCAAGTATTTTATAAATTTTATGGTAATGATAAATGTAGGTTTGCATTAGATAATATTTTTGTTTATGAAATTGATAAAAATATAGTTGCTGCTTGTTGTGCTTACGGTAGTAGCGAATATAGCGATTTAGCTATAGAGGAATATTTGCTATATAAAGGTATTGATTTTAAAATTATTAAAGAATTTGATGATGGTGAATTTTATATTGATAGCATAGCTATACTACCTGATTTTAGAGGTAAAGGTATTTTAAAAAAAATGTTAGAATACGCTAATATAAAGGCAAAAAATAATGGTTATAAAATAATTTCATTAATTACAAAAACCCCAGAATTTTATAAAAATTATGGATTTAAAACAATTAAAGAAACTAATTTTAATGATGAAATTTATTTAAAAATGATAAAGAATATAGATTAA
- a CDS encoding YebC/PmpR family DNA-binding transcriptional regulator, whose translation MGRAFEYRRASKEARWDKMSKIFPKLAKAIEVAAREGGVDPEMNAKLRSAIATAKAQNMPKDNIDAALKRALGKDGNDIKTIHYEAKAAHGVQIIVETATDNTNRTAANIKAIFNKNGATPLTNGSLEFLFSRKCVFICTKPEKAIDELELELIDYGLEELEDEGENIRIIGAYDSFGELSNGIDKLNLELKSGKLEYLPNNPISLNEEQINELEKLLDKLEDDDDVQAVYTNIE comes from the coding sequence ATGGGAAGAGCGTTTGAATATAGACGAGCTAGCAAAGAAGCTCGTTGGGATAAAATGAGTAAAATTTTTCCAAAATTAGCAAAAGCCATTGAAGTAGCTGCTCGTGAAGGTGGGGTTGACCCTGAAATGAATGCAAAACTTCGCTCAGCAATAGCGACTGCAAAAGCACAAAATATGCCAAAAGATAATATTGATGCAGCATTAAAAAGAGCACTAGGTAAAGATGGTAACGATATTAAAACAATCCATTATGAAGCAAAGGCAGCTCATGGAGTGCAAATCATAGTTGAAACAGCAACTGACAACACAAATAGAACTGCTGCAAATATTAAAGCTATTTTTAATAAAAATGGTGCAACTCCGCTTACAAATGGTAGCTTAGAATTTTTATTTTCAAGAAAATGCGTTTTTATATGCACTAAACCTGAAAAAGCTATTGATGAATTAGAATTAGAACTAATTGATTATGGTTTAGAAGAGCTTGAAGATGAAGGCGAAAATATTAGAATAATAGGAGCTTATGATAGTTTTGGTGAGCTTAGCAATGGTATAGATAAATTAAATTTAGAACTAAAAAGTGGTAAATTAGAATATTTACCTAATAATCCTATTAGTTTAAATGAAGAACAAATTAATGAACTTGAAAAATTACTTGACAAACTTGAAGATGATGATGATGTTCAAGCTGTTTATACAAATATAGAATAA
- a CDS encoding peptidylprolyl isomerase: MLKTYDNFNDLEKINGVIINTSKGDMKLKLFKDTPQTTLNFANLIEDGFYDGLNFHRVIPNFVIQGGCPFGTGTGGPGWNIKCECDNQEHKHIRGSLSMAHAGRDTGGSQFFICHSAQPHLDGVHTIFGQIEDDESLKVLDNIRQGDKIISIKLF, from the coding sequence ATGTTAAAAACTTACGATAATTTCAATGATTTAGAAAAAATCAATGGTGTGATTATAAATACAAGTAAAGGTGATATGAAGTTAAAATTATTTAAAGATACACCACAAACTACACTTAATTTTGCAAATTTAATTGAAGATGGTTTTTATGATGGGCTAAATTTTCATAGAGTAATACCTAACTTTGTAATTCAAGGCGGTTGTCCTTTTGGTACTGGGACAGGTGGTCCAGGTTGGAATATCAAATGCGAATGTGATAATCAAGAACATAAACATATAAGAGGAAGTCTTTCTATGGCTCATGCTGGTCGTGATACTGGTGGTTCTCAATTCTTTATATGTCATTCAGCACAACCACACTTAGATGGTGTTCATACTATTTTTGGACAAATTGAAGATGATGAGAGTTTAAAAGTTCTTGATAATATAAGACAAGGTGATAAAATTATCAGCATTAAATTATTTTAA